One segment of Bacillus alkalisoli DNA contains the following:
- a CDS encoding DUF2225 domain-containing protein, protein MNHLYDKNFTCPICDKKHISKKVRSKFIKSISHDSDFCTHYESVDTNPLLYYVNVCPTCGYASSEEFSNYFKPGTKDQIETKIWKHWHGKSYGEKRTVDLAINTYKLAIYTGLLKKETPIVIAGLYLRLAWIYRTLLVDELQEKRFMKLALEQYKDSYSVGDYIGKDLSELRLLYIIGELYSRIGYFEQAIKYFSLVVQHKNRTFETRMVENASNRWFEIREMQKSKKTAMS, encoded by the coding sequence ATGAACCATCTATATGATAAAAATTTCACATGTCCTATTTGTGATAAAAAACATATATCAAAAAAAGTTCGTTCTAAATTTATAAAATCTATTTCACATGACAGTGACTTTTGTACTCACTACGAATCCGTTGATACAAATCCTCTTTTGTACTATGTAAATGTATGCCCTACTTGTGGTTATGCTTCTTCTGAAGAATTCTCGAATTATTTTAAGCCTGGAACAAAAGATCAAATTGAAACGAAGATTTGGAAACATTGGCACGGAAAGAGTTATGGAGAAAAAAGAACAGTTGATTTAGCCATTAATACTTATAAATTAGCCATTTACACTGGTCTATTAAAAAAAGAAACTCCAATTGTTATAGCAGGACTATATTTAAGATTAGCTTGGATCTATAGAACTTTGCTTGTAGATGAATTACAAGAAAAGCGATTTATGAAGCTAGCACTAGAGCAATACAAAGATTCTTATTCAGTGGGAGATTATATCGGGAAAGATTTGTCCGAATTACGGTTGCTGTATATTATAGGAGAACTATATTCAAGAATAGGTTACTTCGAACAAGCAATAAAATATTTCTCATTAGTTGTCCAACATAAAAACAGAACATTTGAAACTAGAATGGTAGAAAATGCCAGCAACCGATGGTTCGAAATTAGGGAAATGCAAAAAAGCAAAAAAACTGCTATGTCGTAA
- a CDS encoding 3D domain-containing protein, with translation MQTAKTIGRRIITSLLFVCALLVTFQSVSGVEAKTLQEWLAENDMYGKQQRLATNTSSESEGFFRKVGLGFKKLNFFSAVETAISSEEQIEAPLTLEELDWSQYEKMNVLATGYTAGFESTGKRPGHPQYGITYSGVQVTRDLYSTIAADIRVFPIGTILFIPGYGYGVVADIGGAIKGNKIDLYYETVQDVFQQWGKKTTDVYIVKRGTGKFTKEELELLNEDETMQVFRQQYIEKKDS, from the coding sequence ATGCAAACGGCAAAAACGATAGGCCGAAGGATAATTACATCTTTATTATTTGTATGTGCTTTGTTAGTAACCTTTCAATCTGTTTCAGGGGTAGAAGCAAAGACATTGCAAGAATGGTTGGCTGAAAATGATATGTATGGCAAACAACAAAGATTAGCGACAAATACATCTAGTGAATCAGAAGGTTTCTTTCGTAAAGTAGGATTAGGTTTTAAGAAACTAAATTTCTTTAGTGCTGTAGAAACAGCGATTAGTTCAGAAGAACAAATTGAAGCTCCATTAACGTTAGAGGAATTAGATTGGAGCCAATATGAGAAAATGAACGTGCTAGCAACTGGCTATACCGCTGGCTTTGAATCAACGGGTAAACGCCCTGGTCATCCTCAATATGGAATTACATATTCAGGTGTACAAGTGACTCGTGACTTGTATTCTACTATTGCAGCAGATATAAGAGTGTTTCCGATCGGTACAATACTTTTTATCCCTGGCTATGGCTATGGTGTAGTAGCTGACATTGGTGGAGCCATAAAAGGAAATAAGATTGATCTTTACTATGAAACGGTACAAGACGTCTTCCAACAATGGGGCAAGAAAACGACGGATGTTTATATTGTAAAACGCGGTACAGGTAAGTTTACAAAAGAAGAGTTAGAATTATTGAACGAAGATGAAACGATGCAAGTATTCCGTCAGCAATATATAGAAAAGAAAGATTCATAA
- a CDS encoding YuiB family protein yields MSMEIPVVLISMLLFFVLFFGIGFLLNMLLRMSWIMAIVYPIVCIWIIGNEQNGLFDYIFSPVTSFQFLGEKITSLGAADILILSSGFLGALFSGIVIRMLRKRGYQMF; encoded by the coding sequence ATGTCTATGGAGATTCCAGTAGTACTTATTTCTATGTTACTATTTTTTGTGCTTTTTTTCGGAATTGGATTCCTTTTAAATATGTTATTACGAATGTCTTGGATCATGGCGATTGTTTACCCAATCGTATGTATTTGGATTATTGGTAATGAACAAAACGGCTTGTTTGACTATATCTTCTCACCAGTAACTTCTTTTCAATTTTTAGGAGAAAAAATTACTTCACTCGGAGCAGCGGATATATTAATATTGTCTAGCGGTTTTCTTGGAGCATTATTCTCCGGAATCGTCATTCGCATGTTGCGTAAACGCGGATATCAAATGTTCTAA
- a CDS encoding YuiA family protein: protein MKKQLSSEQHQCPYCSGKGYFQLLLGGSETCNCCGGSGKK, encoded by the coding sequence ATGAAAAAACAACTAAGCAGTGAACAGCATCAATGTCCATATTGTTCAGGAAAAGGGTATTTTCAACTATTATTAGGTGGATCCGAAACATGCAATTGTTGTGGAGGAAGCGGAAAGAAATAA
- a CDS encoding NAD(P)/FAD-dependent oxidoreductase, whose product MLRVRKPKIVILGAGYGGLMTAVRLQKSIGVNEADITLVNKNDYHYESTWLHEASAGTLPAERTRYKVSDVIEKSKVHFLVDTVTGINKEEKTVALTKGGELSYDYLVVALGYESETFGIKGLKEHAFSIANLNAARQIREHIEYQFATYNTEKDRRDERLTLVVGGAGFTGIEFLGELANRVPELCKEFDVPHDKVRIICVEAAPTVLPGFDPELVEYAVTQLERKGIEFKIGTAIKEATEEGIIVSKEDQVEEIKAGTVVWAAGVRGNHLVEDSGFENMRGRVKVDPYLRAPGHDDVFIVGDCALIINEEINRPYPPTAQIAMQQGEVCAKNLTVLVRGQGELQTFTPDLKGTVCSLGEDDAIGVVFGRKVWGSKASFMKKMVDNRALYMMGGAGLVMKKGKFNVL is encoded by the coding sequence ATGTTACGGGTGAGAAAGCCAAAAATCGTTATTTTAGGTGCGGGTTACGGTGGGTTAATGACTGCTGTACGCCTACAAAAATCAATCGGCGTTAACGAAGCAGATATTACGTTAGTAAATAAAAATGACTATCACTATGAGTCAACTTGGTTACATGAAGCGTCTGCAGGTACATTACCAGCAGAACGCACAAGATATAAAGTATCAGACGTTATTGAAAAAAGTAAAGTACATTTCTTAGTTGATACAGTTACAGGTATTAACAAAGAAGAGAAAACAGTTGCTTTAACTAAGGGCGGAGAGCTTTCTTACGACTACTTAGTAGTGGCTTTAGGTTATGAGTCCGAAACTTTCGGAATCAAAGGCTTAAAAGAGCACGCATTCTCTATTGCTAACTTAAACGCTGCACGTCAAATTCGTGAGCATATTGAATATCAATTTGCTACGTACAATACAGAAAAAGATCGTCGTGATGAACGCTTAACTCTAGTAGTAGGTGGAGCAGGATTCACAGGTATCGAATTCCTTGGAGAATTAGCTAACAGAGTTCCAGAACTTTGCAAAGAGTTTGACGTACCACATGATAAAGTACGTATTATTTGTGTAGAAGCGGCTCCTACAGTATTACCAGGATTTGATCCAGAGCTAGTTGAGTACGCTGTTACTCAATTAGAGCGCAAAGGAATTGAATTCAAAATTGGAACTGCTATTAAAGAAGCAACAGAAGAAGGAATTATCGTTTCAAAAGAAGACCAAGTAGAAGAAATTAAAGCTGGTACGGTTGTTTGGGCAGCAGGAGTACGTGGTAATCACTTAGTAGAAGATTCTGGTTTCGAAAACATGCGTGGCCGTGTGAAAGTAGATCCTTACCTACGTGCACCAGGTCATGATGATGTATTCATCGTAGGTGACTGTGCATTAATCATTAACGAAGAGATTAACCGCCCTTACCCACCAACAGCTCAAATCGCTATGCAACAAGGTGAAGTTTGTGCGAAAAACTTAACTGTTTTAGTACGTGGCCAAGGTGAACTACAAACATTTACACCAGACTTAAAAGGAACAGTTTGTTCTTTAGGTGAAGACGATGCGATTGGTGTTGTTTTTGGTCGTAAAGTTTGGGGTTCTAAAGCTTCATTCATGAAGAAAATGGTTGATAACCGTGCTCTATACATGATGGGCGGAGCTGGTCTTGTAATGAAAAAAGGTAAATTTAACGTATTATAA
- a CDS encoding NupC/NupG family nucleoside CNT transporter — protein MNVLWGILGIVSIFAIAFLLSENKSKIKPRTILGGLAIQLLFAYIVLYSTLGRKAFLWLTEKVQHIIDYAYEGIGFLFGPVLGAPSDTTGFIFAFHVLTIIIFFSSLISVLYYLGIMQWVIRLLGGGLSKLLGTSRTESLSASANIFVGQTEAPLVIRPYIKTMTKSELFAVMVGGLASVAGSVLFGYAALGVPLEYLLAASFMAAPGGLIMAKMLIPETDTPVNPTKEELDEGEDEKPTNIIDAAARGASDGLKLALNVGAMLLAFIALISLINGILGGLGGAVGFSQLSLDFILGYLFAPIAFVIGIPWSEAVAAGNLIGQKLVLNEFVAYSTFSTQIDMFNEKSVAIISFALCGFANLSSLAILLGGLGGLAPSRRPDIAKLGFRAILAGTLANLLSAAIAGMFIFF, from the coding sequence ATGAACGTCCTTTGGGGAATATTAGGTATTGTTTCGATTTTTGCTATTGCTTTTCTTTTGTCTGAAAATAAAAGTAAGATAAAGCCTCGAACGATACTAGGTGGTTTAGCAATTCAATTATTATTTGCTTATATTGTTTTATATTCAACTTTAGGAAGAAAAGCCTTTCTATGGCTAACTGAAAAAGTACAGCATATCATTGACTATGCATACGAGGGAATTGGGTTCTTATTCGGTCCTGTCCTTGGTGCACCTTCTGATACAACTGGCTTTATTTTTGCTTTTCACGTACTAACCATTATTATTTTCTTCTCATCTTTAATATCTGTTTTATACTACTTAGGAATTATGCAGTGGGTTATTCGTTTATTAGGTGGAGGATTATCAAAACTTCTTGGAACAAGCAGAACGGAGTCCTTATCTGCTTCTGCAAATATCTTCGTTGGTCAAACGGAGGCTCCGCTAGTTATTCGACCATATATTAAAACAATGACAAAATCTGAATTGTTTGCAGTTATGGTTGGTGGACTTGCTTCGGTTGCCGGTTCTGTATTATTCGGGTATGCGGCATTAGGTGTACCACTTGAGTACTTATTAGCAGCTAGTTTCATGGCGGCACCAGGTGGATTAATTATGGCTAAAATGTTAATCCCAGAAACAGACACACCAGTTAATCCTACAAAAGAAGAATTAGATGAAGGAGAAGATGAAAAGCCTACCAATATTATTGATGCGGCAGCTCGTGGAGCATCAGATGGGTTAAAGCTTGCGTTAAATGTAGGGGCAATGTTATTAGCGTTCATCGCATTAATTTCTCTTATTAACGGAATTTTAGGCGGATTAGGTGGAGCAGTTGGATTCAGTCAGCTATCTCTAGACTTCATCTTAGGGTACTTATTTGCACCGATTGCATTTGTCATAGGAATACCGTGGAGTGAAGCAGTAGCAGCTGGTAACTTAATTGGTCAAAAATTAGTATTAAACGAGTTTGTTGCATACTCTACTTTCTCTACACAAATTGATATGTTTAATGAAAAATCTGTTGCAATCATCTCGTTCGCTCTTTGTGGATTTGCGAACCTTTCATCCTTAGCCATCCTACTAGGTGGTTTAGGTGGACTTGCTCCATCACGTCGTCCTGATATCGCAAAATTAGGCTTCAGAGCAATCTTAGCTGGAACATTAGCAAACCTACTAAGCGCCGCGATTGCCGGCATGTTCATCTTTTTCTAA
- a CDS encoding NAD(P)/FAD-dependent oxidoreductase produces MSEEQKVYDITIIGGGPVGLFTAFYGGMRQASVKIIESLPQLGGQLSALYPEKYIYDIAGFPKVRAQELVDNLKEQMSKFEPTSSLEQSVQTVEKMADGVFKITTDKETHYSKAIIITAGNGAFQPRRLELESAVSYENKNLHYFVDDMNKFKGKKVVVFGGGDSAVDWALMLEPIAEKVTLVHRRDKFRAHEHSVDTLMNSKVEIKTPWVPSEIIGDEAGIKQVVLEEVKTENKEVLDVDAVIVNYGFVSSLGPIKDWGLEIEKNSILVNSKMETNIPGIYAAGDICTYPGKVKLIACGFGEAPTAVNNAKSYIDPKAKVQPLHSTSLF; encoded by the coding sequence ATGAGTGAAGAGCAAAAAGTATACGACATAACGATTATAGGTGGCGGTCCAGTTGGACTATTCACTGCATTTTATGGTGGTATGAGACAAGCAAGTGTAAAAATAATTGAAAGCTTACCACAATTAGGTGGTCAGTTATCTGCTTTGTATCCTGAAAAATACATATACGACATTGCTGGTTTCCCAAAAGTACGTGCTCAAGAGTTAGTCGATAACTTAAAAGAGCAAATGTCCAAATTCGAGCCAACTTCAAGTCTTGAACAATCCGTTCAAACAGTGGAAAAGATGGCTGATGGTGTTTTCAAAATAACAACGGACAAAGAAACACATTACTCAAAGGCAATCATTATTACAGCTGGTAATGGTGCGTTCCAACCTAGACGCTTAGAGCTTGAAAGCGCAGTTTCTTATGAAAATAAGAATTTACACTACTTTGTAGATGATATGAATAAGTTCAAAGGGAAAAAAGTTGTTGTATTTGGTGGCGGAGACTCTGCAGTTGACTGGGCATTAATGTTAGAGCCAATTGCTGAAAAAGTAACACTTGTCCACCGTCGTGACAAGTTCCGTGCTCATGAACATAGCGTTGATACGTTAATGAATTCTAAAGTAGAAATTAAAACACCTTGGGTTCCTTCCGAAATCATTGGTGATGAAGCTGGAATTAAGCAAGTAGTCTTAGAAGAAGTGAAAACAGAAAATAAAGAAGTATTAGATGTAGATGCAGTTATCGTAAACTACGGGTTTGTTTCTTCATTAGGTCCTATTAAAGATTGGGGCTTAGAAATCGAGAAAAATTCTATTTTAGTTAATTCAAAAATGGAAACAAACATCCCTGGAATTTATGCTGCTGGTGATATTTGTACGTACCCTGGTAAAGTGAAATTAATCGCTTGTGGCTTCGGTGAAGCTCCAACAGCGGTGAACAACGCAAAATCTTACATTGACCCTAAAGCAAAAGTACAACCATTACACAGTACTAGTTTATTTTAA
- a CDS encoding divergent PAP2 family protein, protein MELFTNFPLWAALAAIGFAQFVKVPIQFIAIRKLDWSLITSTGGMPSSHSAAVTALATGVAFETGLGSPIFSVAAVFAIIVMFDASGVRRHAGEQATVLNKLVADFNRLAEDAKMWPKMNEEEKQKELKELLGHKPIEVFFGAITGILLTLLLHFIFHVL, encoded by the coding sequence GTGGAATTATTTACAAATTTTCCTTTATGGGCAGCACTAGCTGCAATTGGTTTTGCACAGTTTGTGAAAGTACCGATTCAATTTATTGCAATTAGAAAGTTAGATTGGTCTTTAATTACTAGTACAGGTGGAATGCCAAGTTCTCACTCTGCTGCTGTTACCGCATTGGCAACTGGTGTAGCGTTTGAAACAGGGCTAGGCTCACCAATTTTCTCTGTCGCAGCCGTTTTTGCGATTATTGTTATGTTTGATGCAAGTGGAGTTCGTCGCCATGCAGGGGAGCAAGCAACCGTATTAAATAAGCTAGTAGCCGATTTTAATCGTTTAGCAGAAGATGCAAAAATGTGGCCAAAAATGAATGAGGAAGAAAAACAAAAAGAGTTAAAAGAATTATTAGGTCATAAGCCAATCGAAGTTTTCTTTGGAGCTATAACAGGAATTTTACTTACATTACTTTTGCATTTTATTTTTCATGTCCTTTAA
- a CDS encoding leucyl aminopeptidase codes for MFKVQDHTDFSEQQQALVIGLTSKNKQLDGLLGELNEALDGHLAELLKEGDLTSKKKQITKIHTFGKTAFKRLFIVGLGKEEDLQFVSVREILGKVSKEIQRNKLTELTVAIDSFTSENIDALDVAHALGEALPLATYHYHGYKKQSNEPVKHIENVTLVSSVDADEVQASAQVGYYFGLGTNSARTLVNKPGNMLTATDLANYAAELAGKYDFEIEILDKEEMEKLGMGALLAVNQGSTEPPKMIVMKYQGKEEWTDVLGLVGKGITFDTGGYSLKPKDGIVGMKADMGGAATVLGAMEVIGEVKPEQNVLAVIAATDNMVSGHAFKPDDVITSMSGKTIEVLNTDAEGRLVLADAITYAKQHGANYLVDVATLTGGVIVALGNHTTGAMTNNESFCEEVLEASHEAGEQIWRLPLFETEIQRVRNSKVADLNNSPGRDGHALLAAAFIGEFAEDTPWVHLDIAGTATTKSAYDLGPAGGTGAMVRTLVTLVERFGKTE; via the coding sequence ATGTTCAAAGTACAAGATCATACGGACTTTTCAGAACAACAACAAGCATTAGTAATTGGTTTAACAAGTAAAAACAAACAACTTGACGGCTTACTAGGTGAATTAAACGAAGCATTAGATGGTCATCTAGCAGAGTTACTAAAAGAAGGAGACCTTACTTCTAAAAAGAAACAGATTACGAAAATACATACGTTTGGTAAAACAGCTTTTAAAAGACTTTTCATCGTTGGACTTGGAAAAGAAGAAGACTTACAATTTGTTTCTGTTCGCGAGATTCTTGGAAAAGTAAGTAAAGAAATCCAACGTAACAAGTTAACAGAATTGACAGTAGCAATTGATTCTTTCACTTCAGAAAATATAGATGCACTTGATGTTGCTCATGCTTTAGGGGAAGCATTGCCTTTAGCAACTTACCACTATCATGGATATAAAAAGCAATCGAATGAACCTGTAAAGCATATTGAAAATGTAACACTTGTAAGTAGTGTAGATGCTGATGAAGTTCAAGCAAGTGCACAAGTAGGGTATTACTTTGGATTAGGTACGAACTCTGCAAGAACACTTGTTAATAAGCCAGGAAATATGTTAACTGCAACAGACTTAGCAAACTATGCTGCCGAATTAGCAGGCAAATATGATTTCGAAATCGAAATTTTAGATAAAGAAGAGATGGAAAAGCTAGGAATGGGCGCTCTTCTTGCGGTAAACCAAGGCTCGACGGAACCACCAAAAATGATCGTTATGAAGTATCAAGGGAAAGAGGAATGGACTGATGTTTTAGGTCTAGTTGGAAAAGGTATTACTTTTGATACTGGTGGATATTCCTTAAAGCCAAAAGACGGAATCGTTGGTATGAAAGCTGATATGGGTGGAGCTGCGACAGTTTTAGGAGCGATGGAAGTAATTGGTGAAGTTAAGCCAGAGCAAAACGTATTAGCTGTCATTGCTGCAACAGATAATATGGTAAGCGGTCATGCATTTAAGCCGGACGACGTAATCACATCTATGAGCGGAAAAACAATTGAAGTGTTAAATACAGATGCAGAAGGCCGTTTAGTTTTGGCAGATGCAATCACATATGCAAAACAGCATGGAGCTAACTACTTAGTGGATGTAGCGACTCTAACAGGTGGAGTAATTGTTGCACTAGGAAACCATACGACAGGTGCGATGACAAACAACGAAAGTTTCTGTGAAGAAGTGCTAGAAGCTTCTCACGAAGCAGGCGAGCAAATTTGGAGATTACCATTATTTGAAACAGAAATTCAGCGAGTTCGAAACAGCAAAGTAGCGGATCTTAACAATTCTCCTGGACGTGACGGTCATGCATTACTTGCTGCTGCATTTATTGGTGAGTTTGCCGAAGATACTCCGTGGGTACACCTTGATATTGCTGGAACAGCAACAACAAAATCAGCATACGACTTAGGACCAGCAGGCGGAACAGGCGCAATGGTACGTACGTTAGTAACGCTAGTAGAACGTTTTGGAAAAACAGAATAA
- a CDS encoding Na+/H+ antiporter family protein, translated as MNAVIIAVLIMLALSLLRINVVIALVTGALIGGVVGGLGLATTIDTFTSGLGGNATVALSYALLGAFAVALSKTGLPDALVNLAVKLVGKNGETKKKTFSKVLLLIVILAISIMSQNVIPVHIAFIPILIPPLLKVLNELEIDRRLTATVITFGLTAPYILLPVGFGAIFHDILQTNVEESGLQVALSDIPVAMLLPVSGMLVGLLIAIFFSYKNSRKYEQKEVAGKEDVQYSRNSITFAIIAVITSLTVQVLLTEVVGVQGMIYGSLAGILVLYLSRTMKYSETDVILSNGMRMMAFIGFVMIAASGFAQVLRETGHIESLVTTSANWIGGNQLVGALAMLLVGLLITMGIGSSFSTIPIIAAIFVPLCIQLGFSPMATLAIVGAAAALGDAGSPSSDSTLGPTSGLNADGQHNHIWDTCVPTFLHYNIPLIVFGCIAALVL; from the coding sequence ATGAACGCAGTCATCATTGCAGTACTTATCATGCTAGCATTAAGCTTGCTTCGCATAAATGTAGTTATCGCCCTTGTTACGGGAGCATTAATTGGAGGGGTAGTCGGTGGTTTAGGACTAGCAACTACGATAGATACATTCACATCTGGCTTAGGCGGAAATGCAACAGTTGCATTAAGCTATGCTCTACTTGGAGCATTTGCTGTCGCCTTATCTAAAACTGGACTACCAGACGCACTCGTTAATCTTGCAGTAAAATTAGTTGGAAAAAATGGTGAAACAAAAAAGAAAACATTTTCTAAAGTTCTATTACTTATCGTTATTCTAGCAATCTCTATTATGTCTCAAAACGTCATACCTGTTCACATTGCTTTTATCCCAATTTTAATCCCACCATTATTAAAAGTACTAAATGAACTTGAAATAGATCGTCGTCTGACAGCAACCGTAATAACATTTGGACTAACAGCACCTTACATATTGTTACCAGTAGGGTTTGGAGCAATTTTTCACGATATTCTTCAAACAAACGTTGAGGAGAGTGGTTTACAAGTTGCACTAAGTGATATCCCAGTAGCGATGTTACTACCAGTTAGTGGAATGTTAGTAGGTTTATTAATTGCTATTTTCTTCAGCTATAAAAATTCTAGAAAATATGAACAAAAAGAAGTAGCAGGCAAAGAAGATGTGCAATATTCAAGAAATAGCATCACATTTGCTATCATAGCTGTTATTACTTCTCTTACAGTACAAGTACTATTAACAGAGGTTGTTGGTGTTCAAGGGATGATCTATGGCTCACTGGCTGGTATTCTAGTACTCTATTTAAGCCGTACGATGAAATATAGTGAAACAGATGTTATTCTTTCTAATGGAATGCGTATGATGGCGTTTATCGGCTTTGTTATGATTGCTGCATCTGGATTTGCTCAAGTATTAAGAGAAACAGGTCACATTGAGAGCTTAGTTACTACATCAGCCAATTGGATTGGCGGTAATCAATTGGTAGGGGCACTCGCAATGTTACTTGTCGGCTTACTTATTACGATGGGCATAGGTTCATCATTCTCTACCATTCCAATTATCGCAGCAATCTTTGTTCCATTATGTATTCAACTTGGGTTTAGTCCGATGGCTACATTAGCTATTGTAGGAGCAGCTGCTGCGCTTGGAGATGCAGGATCTCCTTCTTCTGATAGCACTCTAGGACCTACATCCGGTCTTAATGCCGATGGACAGCACAATCACATCTGGGACACGTGTGTTCCAACCTTCCTACACTACAATATACCTTTAATTGTGTTTGGCTGTATCGCGGCTTTAGTTTTATAA
- a CDS encoding DUF309 domain-containing protein, which produces MNYYPKEYYEFFVKFNEGDYYTCHDLLEEIWMTEKDNLFLKGLLQMTVAIYHYEYGNVKGARLMMKAGHLYIQKYRPKYWGVDLEKVNQFIDECIATIPDKIERVPYEQVDSLPTLPNFILYLDD; this is translated from the coding sequence ATGAACTATTATCCAAAAGAGTACTACGAGTTCTTTGTGAAGTTTAATGAGGGGGATTATTATACGTGTCATGATTTGTTGGAAGAGATTTGGATGACGGAAAAAGATAACTTATTTCTAAAAGGCCTATTACAAATGACAGTAGCTATTTACCATTACGAGTATGGAAATGTAAAAGGTGCTAGATTAATGATGAAAGCAGGGCACCTATACATTCAAAAATATCGCCCTAAGTATTGGGGAGTTGATTTAGAAAAAGTAAACCAATTTATTGATGAATGCATAGCTACCATACCAGACAAAATAGAACGAGTACCTTATGAACAAGTTGATAGTTTGCCAACGCTACCCAATTTCATATTATATTTAGACGATTGA
- a CDS encoding NUDIX domain-containing protein has translation MTKRGSIWLAVAGIVESEDGKVLVVKKQYGGLKGKWSFPAGFLEAGETLDQAIIREIKEETGIECTIESIVGVRSGVIKNEISDNMIMFSCHPIHTTIVHDENELIEAVFLTHEELKNDPNTSLLVHYYIDNKLKNSLKQVQTEGPGEIFGYTSYNVFF, from the coding sequence ATGACAAAAAGGGGTAGCATTTGGTTAGCCGTTGCTGGAATCGTTGAATCAGAGGATGGAAAGGTGCTAGTCGTAAAAAAACAATACGGAGGTTTAAAAGGAAAGTGGTCATTTCCAGCTGGATTTTTAGAAGCGGGGGAAACATTAGACCAGGCTATCATAAGAGAGATTAAAGAAGAAACAGGAATAGAATGCACAATAGAAAGCATAGTTGGTGTGCGATCAGGTGTCATTAAAAACGAAATAAGTGATAACATGATTATGTTTTCTTGCCATCCTATACATACAACTATCGTGCACGACGAAAATGAACTAATAGAAGCAGTGTTTCTTACACATGAGGAATTAAAAAATGACCCAAATACTTCATTATTAGTCCATTACTATATTGATAACAAGCTCAAAAACAGCTTGAAACAAGTACAAACGGAAGGGCCAGGAGAAATTTTCGGCTATACTTCATACAACGTTTTCTTCTAA
- a CDS encoding YueH family protein, with translation MKIRKANMQSGTYTVYIHENKKEEQTLVAIPSLQWSTIIPYEEEKTTLTNRLTEVYQSKLNEEEANHLALKLVQWVSEM, from the coding sequence ATGAAAATCAGAAAAGCCAACATGCAATCCGGTACATATACGGTATATATTCATGAAAATAAAAAAGAAGAGCAAACATTAGTAGCAATTCCATCTCTTCAATGGTCAACAATCATCCCCTATGAAGAAGAAAAAACAACATTAACGAACAGGCTAACAGAGGTTTACCAATCTAAACTAAACGAGGAAGAAGCAAATCATTTAGCGCTAAAACTCGTACAATGGGTTAGCGAAATGTAA
- a CDS encoding HesB/IscA family protein encodes MEQVIKITEAAAFQIKDMMKEHGSEDVFLRVAVKGGGCTGLSYGMGFEEDKGETDIEEVHHEITVLIDDESKPILRGVVIDFKQSLMGGGFTIDNPNAIASCGCGSSFKTATNAGAPEDC; translated from the coding sequence ATGGAGCAAGTTATTAAAATTACGGAAGCTGCTGCGTTCCAAATTAAAGATATGATGAAAGAACATGGAAGCGAAGATGTGTTTCTACGTGTTGCTGTTAAAGGTGGCGGTTGCACAGGTTTATCATATGGTATGGGTTTTGAAGAGGATAAAGGCGAAACAGATATAGAAGAGGTACATCATGAAATTACAGTATTAATTGACGATGAGAGCAAACCTATCTTAAGAGGTGTTGTTATAGATTTTAAACAATCGTTAATGGGTGGAGGCTTTACAATCGATAATCCGAATGCAATCGCTTCGTGTGGATGTGGATCATCTTTCAAAACTGCTACAAATGCAGGGGCACCAGAAGATTGTTAA